In one Thunnus maccoyii chromosome 12, fThuMac1.1, whole genome shotgun sequence genomic region, the following are encoded:
- the LOC121909227 gene encoding guanine nucleotide-binding protein G(I)/G(S)/G(O) subunit gamma-5-like: MSSSLLLSQHRAEDPTHRPAFIFQKYTSRMSGASNIIAMKKVVQQLRFEASINRVKVSQAAADLQQFCMQNALQDPLLTGVSSSTNPFRPQKVCSFL, encoded by the exons ATGTCATCATCTTTGCTTTTGTCTCAACATCGAGCCGAAGATCCCACGCACCGCCCAGCGTTCATCTTTCAGAAATACACATCGAGAATGTCGGGTGCCTCCAATATTATAGCGATGAAAAAAGTCGTACAGCAGCTCCGCTTCGAAGCGAGCATAAACAGAGTCAAG GTCTCCCAGGCAGCTGCAGACCTTCAACAGTTCTGCATGCAAAACGCCTTGCAAGACCCTCTGCTCACCGGTGTGTCCTCCAGCACCAACCCTTTCAGGCCGCAGAAGGTCTGCTCCTTCTTGTGA
- the bcl10 gene encoding B-cell lymphoma/leukemia 10, with product MDAPHLTEDEMAEIKKDVLTRLRHYLCDKIRAERHLDYLRSRRILTRDDAEEISCRTTQTKRTAMLLDILAENPRGLDALIDSIREMRAQNFIITKITDEVQKAKNEKLEALKAGASSSSSDSNLSTLNTTSDLSRTFSNDSTMLFHPDGERSPSTSDVAGSLNLPSLQKGGDLSSVASVSIAAASSTTSSSLPRPGDPGAPPLPDEVMIEPPSNIDAATPGCTSSGGDPNFQPLRSRSLTPTSHRSIF from the exons ATGGATGCTCCTCACCTCACTGAAGATGAAATGGCAGAGATTAAAAAAGAC GTGCTGACCAGACTGCGGCACTACCTCTGCGACAAGATCCGAGCCGAACGCCACCTCGACTACCTGCGCTCTCGCAGGATCCTGACGCGGGATGACGCGGAGGAAATCAGCTGCAGGACCACACAGACCAAGAGGACGGCAATGTTGTTAGACATCCTTGCTGAGAACCCCCGCGGCCTCGATGCCCTGATCGATTCCATCCGGGAGATGCGGGCGCAAAATTTCATCATCACCAAGATCACAGATGAGGTGCAAAAGGCCAAAAATGAGAAGCTCGAAGCTCTCAAAG CAGGGGCTTCCAGCTCCTCATCTGACAGTAACCTCAGCACTCTGAACACAACCAGCGACCTCTCCAGGACATTTTCAAACGACTCCACCATGCTCTTCCACCCAGACGGAGAACGAAGCCCCTCCACTTCAGACGTAGCGGGCTCTCTCAACTTGCCATCATTACAGAAAGGTGGAGACTTGTCCTCTGTGGCGAGTGTTAGCATCGCCGCCGCTTCCTCCACAACCTCCTCAAGCCTCCCCAGACCTGGTGACCCGGGAGCTCCTCCGCTGCCAGACGAAGTAATGATCGAACCGCCCTCCAACATAGATGCTGCGACGCCGGGGTGCACCAGCAGCGGAGGGGACCCGAACTTCCAACCCCTCCGGTCGCGTTCTCTCACTCCGACCTCACACAGGAGCATCTTTTAG
- the ssx2ipa gene encoding synovial sarcoma, X breakpoint 2 interacting protein a, protein MGEWWTTVPIETSMGNYDISSISHVTMSPSRQNNLVSMLSSLPLSKSSYNVISAFCTEDNIPQCISYINQELASLGLSSTNIEASSPGGAALSTVPALNAMYELLQIHRRTMGTLEELEKEQLKKSSTLEHIQMNNSRLKDQLELSIREKSGLHETERQLQLKIKTLQSCLKTEKDEVQKLQSIIASRASQYTHDAKRKERESAKLKERLGQLLVDRKDKKLAIDVLNCLGRSDGRRSHWKTAKATASHEGEMYKSLLSDYEASHRSLMLENAELKKVLQQMKREMIHILSPRQPSNRGATADDSQEQADSDGEEKAGDSSRETLDQSCEHAREQLTNSIRQQWRKLRNHMEKLDSQASQVHSQLESNKELIPRETHEDEMERMRREVQQCKEFIHAQQQLLQQQLNTSFDDETAALLNDCYTLEEKERLKEEWKLFEEQKRNFERERNNFTEAAIRLGREKKAFEEDRASWLKNQFLNMTPFTDRRRCSSSDGQSALSIRSEPEMRMSSTKAQLAKSSTYATFSTPKPTQSAAVPSTTELYRTLRLIPDSSSSRHSNRGRWQESSTIEDGDNRVKSKNRVRCGDLSIFSLGEDENSLT, encoded by the exons ATGGGAGAGTGGTGGACAACAGTGCCAATAGAGACATCTATGG GAAACTATGATATCTCCAGCATATCACATGTGACAATGTCCCCCTCGAGACAGAACAACCTTGTGTCAATGCTCTCTTCTTTGCCCCTTTCCAAGAGCTCCTACAATGTGATAAGTGCCTTTTGCACAGAGGATAATATTCCTCAGTGCATCTCATACATCAATCAG GAACTCGCCTCCCTGGGCCTCTCCTCCACAAATATCGAGGCCAGCTCACCAGGGGGAGCCGCCCTGAGCACAGTGCCAGCTCTGAATGCCATGTATGAGCTGTTGCAGATTCACAGGCGTACCATGGGCACTTTAGAGGAGCTTGAGAAAGAACAGCTAAAGAAGTCCAGCACCTTGGAACACATTCAGATGAACAATTCCAGACTCAAG gATCAGTTGGAACTGTCCATAAGGGAGAAATCAGGTCTAcatgagacagagaggcagcTACAACTCAAAATTAAGACTTTGCAAAGCTgcctgaaaacagaaaaagacgaG GTTCAGAAGCTCCAGAGTATCATTGCCAGCCGTGCCTCCCAGTACACTCATGACGctaagaggaaagaaagagaatcTGCAAAGCTCAAGGAACGCCTTGGCCAACTGCTGGTTGACAGAAAGGATAAAAAACTAG CTATTGATGTGCTGAATTGCCTGGGACGCTCAGATGGAAGAAGGAGCCACTGGAAGACTGCAAAAGCGACAGCCAG CCACGAGGGTGAGATGTACAAGTCCTTGCTCAGCGACTATGAGGCGAGTCATAGGTCCCTGATGCTGGAGAACGCTGAGCTTAAGAAAGTCCTCCAGCAGATGAAAAGGGAGATGATACATATCCTGAGTCCACGACAACCCTCCAACAGAGGAGCCACTGCTGATGACAGTCAAGAGCAG GCTGATTCAGATGGAGAAGAGAAGGCGGGTGACTCTAGCAGGGAAACGCTGGACCAATCATGTGAGCATGCCAGGGAGCAGCTCACCAACAGCATCCGCCAGCAGTGGAGGAAGCTGAGAAACCACATGGAGAAATTAGACAGCCAAG CATCTCAAGTGCACAGTCAGCTGGAGTCCAATAAAGAGCTGATACCAAGGGAGACCCATGAGGATGAGATGGAGAGGATGAGGCGTGAAGTGCAGCAGTGCAAAGAGTTCATTCatgcacagcagcagctcctccag CAACAACTTAACACATCATTTGATGATGAGACTGCAGCTCTTCTTAATGACTGCTACActctggaggagaaagagcGACTCAAAGAGGAATGGAAACTCTTTGAGGAACAAAAGAGAAActttgagagggagagaaataaCTTCACAGAAGCTGCTATTCGCCTGGGGCGAGAG AAAAAGGCCTTCGAGGAGGACCGTGCCTCTTGGctaaaaaatcagtttttgaaCATGACTCCTTTCACAGACCGTAGGAGATGTTCCTCATCTGATGGTCAAAGTGCCTTATCAATCA GAAGTGAGCCAGAGATGAGGATGTCTTCTACAAAAGCTCAGCTGGCCAAATCATCAACTTACGCTACGTTCTCCACTCCTAAACCCACACAAAGTGCTGCTGTGCCATCCACAACCGAACTTTACCGGACACTCCGCCTCATACCAGACAGCAG TTCCTCCAGACACTCAAATAGAGGACGCTGGCAGGAGTCTAGCACCATTGAAGACGGAGATAATCGGGTCAAGTCCAAAAACAGAGTTCGATGTGGAGACTTGAGTATCTTCTCTTTGGGTGAAGATGAGAACAGCCTCACTTGA
- the mcoln3a gene encoding mucolipin-3 has protein sequence MEDPEPLLAVRSEERRLNGHCRWSSQMKVVEDFRRRLKYFFMSPCEKYKARGRKPWKLMLQILKIVIITAQLVSFGLSNEMMVTFKDENLMTFRHLFLKGYKDQPLGSYALYTKTDVYDHIYYIINRYINLQNLTVGNLAYEKVDGEYTPLSVCQEFYRNSSIDPGNETFDIDPHIDRDCISIYPELSLRNSGLATRVNFSLDFKRLLSVNIYLTLKTINLQTVRHHELPDCYVFHIMIMFDNRADSGKIKVDIENDVVIYECRDWNVEGTSGKNDYLLLLLDSVVILACFTSLILCTRSVINGIQLQFEFNIFFHAYYNKIVTWSDRMEFVNGWYFLIIVSDTLTIAGSALKIGIQTKYLTNYDVCSILLGTATMLVWVGVIRYLGFFKKYNILILTLRAALPNVIRFCCCAAMIYLGYCFCGWIVLGPYHDKFRTLDKVTECLFSLINGDDMYGTFLKIRYKGYMVWLFSRLYLYSFISLFIYMVLSLFIALITDTYETIKHHQQDKAPVSQLQAFIAECRDEPESGRYLTDEEPASCCLSSCCLPGCSEKM, from the exons ATGGAGGACCCGGAGCCTCTGTTGGCTGTTAGGTCGGAGGAGAGGAGGCTCAACGGCCACTGCAGATGGAGCTCTCAGATGAAGGTGGTGGAGGATTTTAGACGGAGGCTGAAGTACTTCTTCATGAGCCCCTGTGAGAAATACAAGGCCAGGGGTCGCAAACCATGGAAACTGATgctacaaatattaaaaattgtAATCATCACAGCCCAG TTAGTCTCATTTGGACTGAGCAACGAAATGATGGTCACCTTCAAAGATGAAAATCTGATGACATTTAGACATCTGTTTCTCAAAGGATACAAAGATCAGCCGTTGGGAAGCTACGCGCTGTacacaaaaacagatgtttatGATCACATCTACTACATTATCAACAGG taCATCAATCTCCAAAATCTGACAGTAGGTAATCTTGCATATGAGAAGGTTGATGGCGAGTAcactcctctgtctgtctgccaagagttttacagaaacagcagcatcGATCCTGGCAATGAGACCTTTGACATAGATCCACATATTGATAGAG ATTGCATTTCCATATACCCTGAGCTGTCCTTACGCAACAGTGGTTTGGCGACACGCGTGAACTTCTCATTAGATTTCAAAAG GCTGCTATCAGTGAACATCTACCTTACTCTGAAAACCATCAATCTGCAGACTGTGAGGCACCATGAGCTACCAGACTGTTATGTCTTCCATATAATG ATAATGTTTGACAACCGTGCAGACAGTGGAAAGATTAAAGTGGATATTGAAAATGATGTTGTAATTTATGAGTGCAGAGACTGGAACGTGGAAGGAACCT CCGGGAAGAACGACTACCTGCTCTTGTTGCTTGATTCTGTGGTCATCCTTGCCTGCTTCACCTCTCTCATCCTCTGCACGCGATCTGTCATCAATGGCATCCAACTACAGTTT GAGTTCAACATATTCTTTCATGCCTACTATAATAAAATTGTGACCTGGTCAGACCGTATGGAGTTTGTGAACGGGTGGTATTTCCTCATCATTGTCAGTGACACACTGACCATCGCTGGGTCAGCACTCAAAATTGGAATACAAACAAAG TACCTGACAAACTATGATGTCTGCAGTATTTTGCTGGGAACAGCCACGATGCTAGTCTGGGTCGGAGTGATTCGATACCTTGGTTTCTTCAAGAAATACAAT ATCTTGATATTAACCTTAAGGGCAGCACTCCCAAATGTGATCCGATTCTGCTGCTGTGCGGCTATGATCTACCTCGGGTATTGTTTCTGTGGTTGGATTGTGCTTGGGCCTTACCATGACAAA ttcCGAACACTTGACAAGGTGACAGAGTGCCTCTTCTCGCTCATCAATGGGGACGACATGTACGGCACCTTCCTGAAGATAAGATACAAGGGCTACATGGTGTGGCTATTCAGCAGACTCTACCTCTattccttcatctctctcttcatctaCATGGTGCTCAGCCTGTTCATCGCTCTCATTACCGACACCTACGAGACCATCAAG CATCACCAGCAAGACAAAGCACCGGTGTCCCAGCTTCAGGCCTTCATAGCAGAGTGCAGGGATGAGCCGGAGTCTGGAAGATACCTGACTGATGAGGAACCAGCTTCTTGTTGCCTCTCTTCTTGCTGCTTGCCTGGATGCAGTGAGAAGATGTAG